One region of Betaproteobacteria bacterium genomic DNA includes:
- a CDS encoding DUF2846 domain-containing protein, producing MFRAFLTVLFLAGCVQLPPTPQDLQAKRFEPVPGQSVIYVVRTPLDSSEPQTLMLNQRATIATLPGSYFRWEVPPGRHHIEAFGFGSESLTLITEPGGIYFLEHTVIGDPEDGGVQLTSLRRVDDRYGRGLVARSQLVR from the coding sequence ATGTTCCGAGCTTTCCTTACCGTGCTCTTCCTTGCCGGCTGCGTGCAACTGCCGCCGACCCCGCAGGACCTGCAGGCGAAGCGGTTCGAGCCGGTGCCCGGCCAATCGGTGATCTACGTCGTTCGCACCCCGCTCGATTCGAGCGAGCCGCAAACCCTGATGTTGAACCAGCGTGCCACCATCGCGACGCTGCCAGGAAGTTATTTTCGCTGGGAGGTGCCGCCGGGTCGCCACCACATCGAGGCGTTCGGTTTCGGCAGCGAGTCCTTGACGCTGATCACCGAGCCGGGCGGCATCTATTTTCTGGAGCACACCGTGATCGGCGATCCGGAGGACGGCGGAGTGCAGTTGACCTCGCTCCGGCGGGTGGACGATCGGTACGGGCGCGGGCTGGTCGCGCGCTCTCAGCTCGTGCGGTAG
- a CDS encoding tripartite tricarboxylate transporter substrate binding protein, protein MSTNFTVLPDIKKVNCDPIKDFVPVSLMAKSMNILLVHPSVPVKSAKELIALAKASPGKLNYGTSIATSVHLAAELFKAKAGVNIVLVPYKGMGPALVDLIAGNVDIAFSNPAASYAYVRSGRLRALAVTGEKRSVMLPDVPTMAESAIPGFEASTWWGILAPAGTPAVVVSEVNGKLARALTQREVTDRIAALGADLVGGPPERLAQHLDAEISKWREVVRVANIRL, encoded by the coding sequence CTGAGCACCAATTTTACGGTGCTCCCGGATATCAAGAAGGTGAATTGCGATCCCATCAAGGACTTCGTGCCCGTATCGCTCATGGCGAAATCGATGAACATTCTCCTTGTGCATCCCTCCGTGCCGGTGAAATCGGCGAAGGAGTTGATCGCACTGGCAAAGGCAAGTCCGGGCAAGCTCAACTACGGGACCAGTATCGCGACGTCGGTACATCTCGCGGCCGAGTTGTTCAAGGCAAAGGCCGGAGTGAATATCGTGCTTGTACCGTACAAAGGCATGGGACCGGCCCTGGTGGATCTCATCGCAGGCAACGTGGATATCGCGTTCAGCAACCCCGCCGCGTCCTATGCTTACGTAAGATCGGGTCGGTTGCGCGCCCTGGCCGTGACGGGTGAGAAGCGCTCCGTCATGCTGCCGGACGTGCCGACGATGGCCGAGTCGGCGATCCCCGGATTCGAGGCGAGCACTTGGTGGGGGATACTGGCTCCCGCCGGCACGCCGGCGGTCGTCGTCTCGGAGGTCAATGGGAAACTCGCGCGTGCACTGACGCAGCGCGAAGTGACGGACCGCATCGCCGCCCTCGGCGCGGACTTGGTCGGAGGGCCGCCGGAGAGACTTGCCCAGCACTTGGACGCCGAAATTTCAAAGTGGCGCGAGGTCGTTCGCGTGGCGAACATCCGGCTCTAA